In the genome of Bacteroidota bacterium, one region contains:
- a CDS encoding GNAT family N-acetyltransferase, which produces MQFDNFTIRPITREDAQSYYRFITENRERIARYFPDTAAGNTSLDTTISFIAHRLGLWSGKEAFYYVICDNGTGDIIGSLYIKNFDWNALKCELSFFIDRKYEGKGVTTKAVGLMADHCFRELQMNKIFLRIAENNIPSRRVAEKNGFAAEGILRQDFKTPDGEWIDLVYYGLLNPHH; this is translated from the coding sequence ATGCAATTCGACAATTTCACAATCAGGCCGATCACCAGAGAAGATGCGCAGAGCTATTACCGTTTTATCACGGAGAACCGGGAACGAATAGCTCGCTACTTTCCCGATACGGCGGCAGGGAACACCAGCCTCGATACAACCATCTCATTTATCGCCCATCGTCTCGGGCTGTGGAGTGGCAAAGAAGCCTTCTACTACGTCATCTGCGACAACGGAACAGGAGATATTATTGGATCTCTGTACATCAAGAATTTCGACTGGAATGCTTTGAAATGCGAGCTGAGTTTCTTTATCGACAGAAAGTATGAGGGGAAGGGGGTCACGACAAAAGCGGTCGGTTTGATGGCGGACCACTGCTTCCGGGAATTGCAGATGAATAAGATCTTCCTGAGGATCGCTGAAAATAATATTCCAAGCCGGCGGGTTGCAGAAAAGAACGGCTTTGCAGCGGAAGGAATCTTACGACAGGACTTTAAAACGCCCGACGGAGAGTGGATCGACCTCGTCTACTATGGCTTGCTGAACCCTCATCACTGA
- a CDS encoding DUF1295 domain-containing protein encodes MNYYALIAAVLLGYMSLWFIVAVALKRNDVADVAWGLGFVATAWIAFSLSGFALRSLIVNILVTVWGIRLAWHIYGRNHKRPEDYRYQAWRKEWKNFYLRSYLQVFLLQGVLLYLTAVPMMFINRSPGPELGWLDFLGFGVWIIGFSFESIADRQLKNFVSDPANKGKIMERGLWHYSRHPNYFGEVAQWWGIFIVALSVPSGWTTVIGPLTITVLILFVSGVPLLEKKYEGRADFQKYKERTSIFFPWPRKSQ; translated from the coding sequence ATGAATTACTACGCGCTCATCGCGGCCGTTCTTCTCGGCTACATGTCCCTCTGGTTTATCGTTGCCGTAGCGCTCAAAAGAAACGACGTTGCCGACGTTGCGTGGGGACTCGGTTTTGTCGCTACCGCGTGGATTGCTTTTTCATTGTCGGGATTTGCGCTCCGTTCGCTCATCGTCAATATCCTCGTGACTGTTTGGGGAATACGATTGGCATGGCACATCTATGGCCGCAATCATAAGAGGCCGGAGGATTATCGTTACCAGGCATGGCGGAAGGAATGGAAGAACTTTTATCTGCGCAGTTATTTACAAGTTTTTCTGCTTCAAGGAGTTCTGCTTTATCTGACCGCTGTTCCGATGATGTTCATCAACCGCTCGCCGGGGCCGGAGCTGGGGTGGCTGGATTTTCTCGGCTTTGGGGTTTGGATCATAGGATTTTCCTTCGAGAGCATTGCAGACCGGCAGTTAAAGAACTTTGTGAGCGATCCGGCGAACAAAGGCAAAATTATGGAAAGAGGACTATGGCATTACAGCCGTCATCCGAATTACTTTGGCGAGGTCGCGCAATGGTGGGGAATATTCATTGTTGCGCTCTCAGTGCCGTCGGGATGGACGACGGTGATCGGGCCCCTCACGATCACGGTCTTGATATTGTTTGTTTCGGGCGTTCCGCTGCTTGAGAAAAAGTACGAAGGGAGGGCTGATTTTCAGAAATACAAGGAACGAACCAGCATCTTTTTTCCGTGGCCGAGGAAGAGTCAGTGA
- a CDS encoding FAD-dependent oxidoreductase, with the protein MSKSKRSNKLSVGIVGTGIAGMGCAHFLQKSHEIFLYEKNDYIGGHTNTVGVEEDGREIPVDTGFMVYNEVTYPNLTRLFRELRVETKNTSMSFSVQHVPSGLEYCGSSLNHLFAQRRNLFSPAFIKMLMDIHRFNAESPEVLENEKFAEHTIGDYMRERRYGLDVIEKYLIPMSSAVWSTPPDQMLRFPAVTLVRFFKNHGFLGMNTQHQWRTVVNGTRKYREALVAPFIKKIRTGNPVMRVIRKNGKVELRFKDGKRAIHDRVILACHADEALEMLHKPTAAEKRLLKEFTYQHNAATLHTDHRMMPKTKLAWSSWNYRLDADRKGNSTPSTIYFMNSLQGLTAKRNYFVSINDPGLVEPGSVIKVIDYTHPIFSLGAIKAQKELPRLNSEGPVYFCGSYFKYGFHEDAFTSALELCRKLQEEPIWKDDEAGTRL; encoded by the coding sequence ATGTCAAAAAGTAAACGATCCAATAAGCTCAGCGTTGGCATTGTCGGGACCGGCATCGCCGGGATGGGGTGCGCGCACTTTCTCCAGAAGTCGCATGAGATCTTTTTGTACGAAAAGAACGATTATATCGGAGGGCATACCAACACGGTCGGCGTTGAAGAGGATGGTAGGGAGATACCGGTCGATACCGGCTTCATGGTATACAATGAGGTCACGTATCCCAACCTGACCCGCCTTTTTAGAGAACTGCGGGTCGAAACGAAAAATACTTCGATGTCGTTCAGCGTTCAGCATGTTCCATCCGGGCTCGAGTACTGCGGTTCAAGTCTGAATCATCTTTTCGCCCAGCGCAGAAATCTTTTCAGTCCGGCATTCATTAAAATGCTGATGGACATTCATCGCTTTAATGCTGAATCGCCGGAAGTGCTTGAAAATGAGAAATTTGCGGAGCATACCATCGGCGACTATATGCGGGAACGCCGATACGGTCTCGATGTTATAGAGAAGTATCTCATCCCTATGAGTTCGGCTGTCTGGTCCACTCCCCCGGATCAAATGCTTCGGTTTCCGGCCGTTACGCTTGTGCGGTTTTTCAAGAATCATGGTTTTCTCGGAATGAACACCCAGCATCAGTGGCGGACGGTCGTGAACGGGACAAGGAAATATCGGGAAGCGCTCGTCGCCCCTTTCATTAAGAAAATTCGCACGGGCAATCCGGTGATGAGAGTGATCCGCAAAAACGGGAAGGTTGAGCTCCGGTTCAAGGATGGGAAACGAGCGATCCACGACCGGGTCATTCTCGCATGCCACGCAGACGAAGCGCTGGAGATGCTCCATAAACCGACCGCTGCCGAGAAAAGATTGTTGAAAGAGTTCACCTACCAGCATAATGCGGCAACACTGCACACCGATCATCGCATGATGCCGAAGACAAAGCTGGCCTGGTCGTCGTGGAATTACCGCCTGGATGCGGATCGGAAAGGGAATTCAACCCCGTCGACGATCTATTTCATGAATAGTCTCCAGGGACTGACGGCGAAGAGAAACTATTTCGTTTCTATCAATGATCCGGGATTGGTGGAACCCGGATCGGTCATAAAGGTGATCGATTACACCCATCCGATCTTCTCGCTGGGGGCGATCAAAGCTCAGAAGGAGCTTCCGCGATTGAACAGTGAGGGACCTGTGTACTTCTGCGGCAGCTATTTCAAGTATGGATTCCACGAAGATGCATTCACCTCGGCTCTCGAGCTGTGCAGGAAATTACAGGAAGAGCCGATCTGGAAGGATGACGAAGCGGGGACCCGGTTATGA
- a CDS encoding DUF2177 family protein, whose product MFIKLYFITLPVFFAIDMVWLGLVARNFYREQIGFLMAADFNWPAAIVFYLLFIGALIFFVISPAVEKKMWFDALFRGALFGLVTYATYDLTNQATVKGWPVLVTIVDLAWGTTLSASVSLLSYFIAEKLGL is encoded by the coding sequence ATGTTCATCAAACTCTATTTCATCACGCTGCCGGTATTCTTTGCCATCGATATGGTATGGCTCGGGTTGGTCGCGAGAAATTTTTACCGCGAGCAGATCGGTTTTCTCATGGCGGCCGATTTCAATTGGCCGGCGGCGATCGTGTTCTATCTCCTCTTCATCGGTGCGCTGATCTTTTTTGTCATTTCACCGGCGGTGGAAAAAAAGATGTGGTTCGATGCGTTGTTCAGAGGAGCTTTATTCGGGCTCGTCACCTATGCCACTTACGACCTGACGAACCAGGCGACGGTAAAGGGGTGGCCCGTGTTGGTGACCATCGTCGATCTTGCGTGGGGAACGACCCTTTCGGCGTCCGTATCGCTTCTCAGCTACTTCATCGCCGAAAAATTGGGTTTATGA
- a CDS encoding cyclopropane-fatty-acyl-phospholipid synthase family protein produces the protein MEQLTDRPTSFVRNRTSLYRSIVLNLLSHMTQGFMRIELPDGEIRLIGDEHALCKADIRIVRESFFRRCVLFGDVGFGEAYVDGDWETDDITAVIRWFLLNMENAPTLSGSGKRFVPGNFFKAVNRMVHRFHVNSVRGSRKNIAEHYDLSNEFFTLFLDETMTYSSAIFSGAEESLKSAQEEKYDRLCRKLKLQPTDHVLEIGSGWGGFALHAAKKYGSRITAVTISKEQYDYAQERIRREKMSDRIEVKLADYRALTGSFDKIVSIEMLEAVGHEYFETYFAKCHELLKRNGILAFQVITCADSRYASLRKGVDWIQKHIFPGSLLPSVSVLNGAINRTGDMMMQHMEEFGLSYARTLAQWRRNFNDRLDQVRKLGFDERFIRKWNYYLSYCEGAFMMRNISVVQMVYTRPNNISY, from the coding sequence ATGGAACAGCTGACCGACCGTCCAACATCGTTTGTCCGAAATCGGACATCTCTTTACCGAAGCATTGTGCTCAATCTGCTTTCGCACATGACGCAGGGCTTCATGAGAATCGAACTCCCCGACGGCGAGATCCGCCTCATCGGCGATGAGCATGCACTGTGCAAAGCCGACATACGCATCGTTCGGGAATCGTTTTTCCGGAGATGCGTACTTTTCGGCGATGTCGGATTCGGCGAAGCGTACGTTGACGGCGACTGGGAAACAGATGATATCACAGCGGTGATCCGGTGGTTTCTGCTCAATATGGAGAACGCGCCGACGTTGTCGGGATCCGGAAAGAGATTTGTTCCGGGCAATTTCTTCAAGGCGGTCAACAGGATGGTCCACCGTTTTCACGTCAACAGCGTCCGCGGAAGCAGGAAGAATATCGCAGAGCATTATGACCTCAGCAACGAGTTCTTCACCCTGTTTCTGGACGAGACGATGACATATTCGAGCGCTATTTTTTCGGGCGCTGAAGAATCGCTGAAATCGGCGCAGGAGGAAAAATACGACCGTCTCTGCAGGAAACTGAAGCTTCAGCCGACGGACCACGTCCTCGAGATCGGCAGCGGATGGGGAGGTTTCGCGCTGCATGCCGCAAAGAAGTACGGTTCAAGGATCACCGCCGTCACCATTTCAAAAGAGCAGTACGACTATGCACAAGAGCGGATACGCAGGGAAAAGATGAGCGACCGCATCGAGGTCAAGCTGGCGGATTACCGGGCGCTGACCGGTTCGTTTGACAAGATCGTCTCGATCGAAATGCTCGAAGCGGTCGGACATGAGTATTTCGAAACGTATTTTGCAAAGTGCCACGAGTTGCTGAAGAGGAACGGGATCCTTGCATTCCAGGTCATCACCTGTGCCGACTCACGCTATGCGTCGCTGCGAAAAGGTGTCGATTGGATCCAAAAGCACATTTTTCCCGGTTCGCTTCTTCCGTCGGTGAGCGTGCTGAACGGGGCAATCAACAGGACGGGGGACATGATGATGCAGCACATGGAGGAGTTCGGGCTGAGCTACGCCAGGACATTGGCTCAGTGGAGAAGAAATTTCAACGATCGGCTGGATCAGGTTCGGAAATTGGGGTTCGATGAACGCTTCATACGCAAATGGAATTACTATCTCTCATATTGCGAAGGAGCGTTCATGATGCGGAATATCAGCGTTGTGCAGATGGTCTATACAAGGCCGAATAATATTTCTTACTAG
- a CDS encoding gamma-glutamylcyclotransferase family protein: MPLLFSYGTLQQKKVQLTIFGRLLAGQADELPRFERASVRINDPKIEAELGTTHYASAVFNGNDASRVDGTVFEITEAELAAADLYENASHYVRVAETLASGRHAWIYVDAGSARNIPPARDVE; the protein is encoded by the coding sequence ATGCCCCTCCTCTTTTCATACGGAACGTTACAGCAAAAGAAGGTGCAATTGACTATCTTTGGAAGGCTCCTCGCCGGCCAGGCAGACGAGCTTCCAAGGTTCGAGCGGGCGTCCGTAAGAATCAACGATCCGAAAATCGAAGCTGAGCTCGGCACGACGCATTATGCGAGCGCCGTCTTCAACGGCAATGATGCGAGCCGCGTTGACGGAACGGTTTTCGAGATTACCGAAGCGGAACTTGCGGCAGCCGACCTCTACGAAAATGCGTCACACTATGTGCGGGTCGCCGAAACGCTGGCATCGGGGCGGCACGCGTGGATTTACGTCGATGCCGGGTCCGCGAGGAACATACCCCCCGCGAGAGATGTTGAATAA
- a CDS encoding glycosyltransferase family 39 protein, with translation MAAGKKKISDGPSKEPDVRILSPLARLYEWKFFPNVLSLSFMAIVLYFALTLHKLGGFDVETDFYGGYAPEAKAFLSGTMVIDAYHGPLYPIILALTSLVAGDLFRTGIMIAIFSAAMVLYTVFEMTKAIASADMAFLTTAFTAVNVSFVVYSYSAGTDMFFVMLALAGIFLLFRRPEVTIPELCGSAVLLACGYLVRYNGIVFLVSIPLVLAFGALQVKGTSKIKAGAIWGIVFLATIAPWSIYLKIHKGSFFYNTDYQNLAFELFGGGLANWDQFWFKAAHKYTSYWDVLSTDPILVVKTLLVNTYEHFVNDISSLNNLFIGIPSAAGIALFAVSRPSKKAVGLAAIYFSFFAVLLTMFYTERFSLFLLPFYAFFASYAIKRILAAVRRDKVLVAVVNLTVVAVVVLTLMASWSYNSVMMANRSAEDMIHMSEWYHKKFDDRFSTAQVAARKPHMAYLLNMKWYPFPLVENYDTLLSVLRRDSVRFVYYGYFEGSNRPQFKDLLRDVPHPGLKTLSVVKYQNSVISAMYEVEK, from the coding sequence GTGGCAGCTGGAAAGAAAAAAATTTCCGACGGACCATCGAAGGAACCCGACGTAAGAATTTTAAGCCCGCTTGCCCGGCTGTACGAATGGAAGTTTTTTCCGAACGTGCTCTCGCTGTCGTTCATGGCGATCGTGTTGTACTTCGCGCTGACACTGCACAAATTGGGGGGCTTCGACGTGGAGACCGATTTCTACGGCGGCTATGCCCCCGAGGCAAAGGCATTTCTTTCGGGGACGATGGTCATCGACGCCTACCACGGCCCTCTCTATCCGATCATCCTCGCCCTGACGTCCCTGGTTGCGGGGGACCTTTTCAGGACCGGCATCATGATCGCGATCTTCTCCGCGGCCATGGTCTTGTACACCGTTTTTGAAATGACAAAGGCGATCGCCTCGGCCGACATGGCGTTTCTTACGACGGCGTTCACCGCCGTTAATGTCTCCTTTGTGGTCTATAGCTATTCAGCCGGGACAGACATGTTCTTCGTGATGCTTGCATTGGCGGGAATATTTCTTCTCTTCAGAAGACCGGAGGTGACAATACCGGAACTGTGCGGCTCAGCGGTACTACTTGCGTGCGGATATCTTGTTCGTTACAACGGGATTGTTTTCCTCGTCTCAATTCCGCTGGTCCTGGCGTTCGGTGCGCTGCAGGTGAAGGGGACGAGCAAAATCAAAGCGGGTGCAATTTGGGGGATTGTTTTCCTCGCGACGATCGCCCCGTGGTCGATCTATTTGAAAATCCACAAAGGGAGCTTCTTCTACAATACCGATTATCAAAACCTGGCGTTCGAGCTCTTCGGAGGGGGGTTAGCCAACTGGGATCAATTCTGGTTCAAGGCGGCACACAAATATACATCGTATTGGGATGTGCTCAGCACCGACCCGATCCTCGTCGTGAAGACGCTGCTGGTCAACACTTATGAGCATTTCGTCAACGATATCAGCTCGCTCAATAATCTTTTTATCGGAATCCCCTCCGCCGCCGGAATTGCCCTCTTTGCAGTTTCCCGGCCGTCAAAAAAAGCCGTGGGACTTGCGGCGATCTACTTCTCCTTCTTTGCCGTCTTGCTGACTATGTTCTATACGGAACGGTTTTCGCTTTTCCTTCTCCCCTTCTATGCTTTTTTTGCGTCGTATGCGATCAAGCGGATTCTGGCGGCTGTGCGGAGGGACAAAGTGCTCGTCGCCGTCGTCAATCTCACGGTCGTCGCAGTCGTAGTTCTTACACTCATGGCTTCGTGGTCATACAATTCGGTGATGATGGCAAACAGAAGCGCCGAGGACATGATCCATATGAGCGAATGGTACCATAAGAAATTCGACGATCGGTTCAGCACCGCGCAGGTTGCCGCCCGGAAACCCCACATGGCGTACCTGCTCAACATGAAATGGTACCCTTTTCCTCTTGTCGAAAACTACGATACTCTCCTTTCAGTATTACGAAGAGACAGCGTGCGATTTGTGTACTATGGATACTTTGAAGGAAGCAACAGGCCGCAGTTCAAAGACCTTTTACGCGATGTACCGCACCCCGGATTGAAAACGCTTTCGGTCGTGAAGTATCAAAATTCGGTCATCTCAGCGATGTATGAAGTGGAAAAGTAG
- a CDS encoding DUF1365 domain-containing protein, whose product MNSCLYDCTVMHHRLEPLRHRFVYKLFMFCLDLDELERLDKRLRFFSRNRFNLFSLRDRDHLHQFHSSVKENINSYLRSQGIDLGNGKVYLITNLRTAGYIFNPVSFYFCFDGKGDPLCAVSEVGNTFRELKPYLLSKDSLNDGVFRRQIMKHFYVSPFFDLDTTFDFQLGVPNGRLRIYIDDYQHGKKIFLSSLVGEERPLTDIQLLRSFMRIPFVTLKVIALIHLHAGLLYLKKLPYHRKSENPELQKEAVQWNS is encoded by the coding sequence ATGAATTCTTGTCTTTATGATTGCACGGTCATGCATCACCGCCTTGAGCCGCTCCGCCACCGGTTCGTGTACAAGCTCTTCATGTTCTGCCTCGACCTCGACGAACTTGAGCGTCTCGATAAGCGGCTCCGGTTTTTCAGCCGGAACAGGTTCAATCTCTTTTCCCTGCGCGACCGGGATCATCTGCATCAGTTCCACTCTTCTGTCAAGGAGAATATCAACAGCTATTTACGCTCCCAGGGGATTGATCTCGGGAATGGAAAGGTCTATTTGATAACAAACCTTCGGACGGCGGGATATATTTTTAACCCTGTTTCGTTCTATTTCTGTTTCGATGGAAAGGGGGATCCCCTGTGCGCCGTCTCCGAAGTCGGAAATACGTTCAGGGAGCTGAAACCATATTTGCTCTCGAAGGACAGCTTGAACGACGGGGTATTTCGCCGGCAGATAATGAAGCACTTTTACGTCTCCCCTTTCTTCGACCTCGACACGACATTCGATTTTCAATTAGGAGTGCCGAACGGGAGGCTGCGCATCTATATTGATGACTACCAACATGGAAAGAAAATATTTCTCAGCTCTCTCGTGGGAGAAGAACGTCCGTTGACCGATATTCAGCTCCTCCGTTCGTTTATGCGTATCCCGTTTGTCACGCTCAAGGTGATCGCGCTCATCCATCTTCACGCGGGGCTCTTGTACCTAAAGAAGCTCCCGTACCATAGAAAATCGGAAAATCCGGAACTGCAAAAGGAAGCCGTACAATGGAACAGCTGA